Proteins from a single region of Verrucosispora sp. NA02020:
- a CDS encoding amidohydrolase yields the protein MTKNPSTLYRAGVLHCPADPSATALLVRDGRIVWLGAGADAPAADRVVDLGGALVTPAFVDAHVHVSDTGLALSGLDLSGVRSAGELLAAVAAFAAGLPADAVVLGHGWDESTWSVPVPPGAAEVDRAAGGRRMYLSQASIHSALVSSALLAACPEAVTAPGYDASGWLRRDAHHVVRAVARASVSRAQRVAAQRVALRHAASLGIAAVHECGGPEISDEEDFTGLLALSGAGVPEVYGYWGELGGAARARELGAVGAGGDLFADGALGSRTAHVSAAYVDGEGCGHGYLTAEQVRDHLLDCAAHGMQGGFHAIGDAAISTVLAGFAGAAQKLGTERVRAARHRIEHAEIVDRRLIAGFVEFGVVASMQPAFDRLWGGAGRMYEARLGLARSLASNPMGAMHGVGVALAFGSDSPVTPLDPWGSVRAAVAHHNPVQRMSVRAAFAAHSRGGWRAVHRDSEGVLALGAPATFAVWSSSAGVQRGLPVLVAEDPQQDPLPLPVCRATVLRGEVIYEEGLS from the coding sequence ATGACGAAGAACCCCTCGACGTTGTACCGGGCCGGCGTGTTGCACTGCCCGGCGGATCCGTCCGCGACGGCGCTGTTGGTGCGGGACGGGCGGATCGTCTGGTTGGGTGCCGGGGCGGATGCTCCGGCGGCGGACCGGGTGGTGGATCTGGGTGGGGCGTTGGTGACGCCGGCGTTCGTGGACGCGCACGTGCACGTGAGTGACACGGGGTTGGCGTTGTCGGGGCTGGATCTGTCCGGGGTGCGGTCGGCGGGGGAGTTGCTGGCGGCGGTGGCGGCGTTCGCGGCGGGGTTGCCCGCGGACGCCGTGGTGCTGGGGCACGGGTGGGACGAGTCGACGTGGTCGGTGCCGGTGCCGCCGGGGGCGGCGGAGGTGGATCGGGCGGCCGGTGGTCGGCGGATGTACCTGTCGCAGGCGTCGATCCATTCGGCGTTGGTGTCGTCGGCGTTGTTGGCGGCGTGTCCGGAGGCGGTGACGGCGCCGGGGTACGACGCGTCGGGGTGGTTGCGGCGGGACGCGCATCACGTGGTGCGGGCGGTGGCGCGGGCTTCGGTGTCGCGGGCGCAGCGGGTGGCGGCGCAGCGGGTGGCGTTGCGGCATGCGGCGTCGTTGGGGATCGCGGCGGTGCACGAGTGCGGTGGGCCGGAGATCTCGGACGAGGAGGACTTCACGGGTCTGTTGGCGCTGTCGGGTGCGGGGGTGCCGGAGGTGTACGGGTACTGGGGTGAGTTGGGTGGTGCGGCGCGGGCGCGTGAGTTGGGTGCGGTGGGTGCGGGTGGGGATCTGTTCGCGGACGGGGCGTTGGGGTCGCGGACGGCGCACGTGTCGGCGGCGTACGTGGACGGGGAGGGGTGTGGTCACGGGTATCTGACGGCGGAGCAGGTTCGTGATCATTTGTTGGACTGTGCGGCGCACGGGATGCAGGGCGGGTTCCATGCGATCGGGGATGCGGCGATCTCGACGGTGTTGGCGGGGTTCGCGGGGGCGGCGCAGAAGCTGGGTACGGAGCGGGTGCGTGCGGCGCGGCATCGGATCGAGCATGCGGAGATCGTGGATCGGCGGTTGATCGCGGGGTTCGTGGAGTTCGGGGTGGTGGCGTCGATGCAGCCGGCGTTCGACCGGTTGTGGGGTGGTGCGGGTCGGATGTACGAGGCGCGGTTGGGGTTGGCGCGGTCGTTGGCGTCGAATCCGATGGGGGCGATGCACGGGGTGGGGGTGGCGTTGGCGTTCGGGTCGGATTCGCCGGTGACGCCGTTGGATCCGTGGGGGTCGGTGCGGGCGGCGGTGGCGCATCACAACCCGGTGCAGCGGATGAGTGTGCGGGCGGCGTTCGCGGCGCATTCGCGGGGTGGTTGGCGGGCGGTGCATCGGGACAGCGAGGGGGTGTTGGCGTTGGGGGCGCCGGCGACGTTCGCGGTGTGGTCGTCGTCGGCGGGGGTGCAGCGGGGGTTGCCGGTGTTGGTGGCTGAGGATCCGCAGCAGGATCCGCTGCCGTTGCCGGTGTGCCGGGCGACGGTGTTGCGCGGTGAGGTGATCTATGAGGAAGGGTTGTCGTGA